In Bacteroidales bacterium, the following proteins share a genomic window:
- a CDS encoding T9SS type A sorting domain-containing protein yields PYMYTISAVPNAELYQWTITNPNWTLAQSTINNVQLTIPTAGMGTLSVIAINDCGLSSPAELLIQSTISVLEIDKFANIEIFPNPATQYVTVRNNDPLLAMTSIRIFDVNGKLVKIIKVEDGNETQIELQDFSNGIYFLKVFSADKLITTSKIVKN; encoded by the coding sequence GACCTTATATGTATACCATTTCAGCCGTGCCCAATGCGGAACTCTATCAGTGGACCATCACCAATCCGAATTGGACTTTAGCTCAAAGCACCATTAATAATGTTCAACTGACCATTCCGACTGCCGGTATGGGCACTCTTTCAGTTATTGCTATTAATGATTGCGGACTCTCTTCTCCCGCAGAACTTCTTATTCAATCTACAATTTCAGTATTGGAAATTGATAAGTTTGCCAATATTGAAATTTTTCCAAATCCTGCTACTCAGTATGTAACGGTTCGAAATAATGACCCCTTATTGGCTATGACTTCAATTCGAATTTTTGATGTGAATGGGAAATTGGTTAAAATTATTAAAGTTGAGGATGGAAATGAAACCCAAATCGAATTGCAGGATTTTAGCAATGGAATTTATTTCCTTAAGGTATTTTCAGCCGATAAGCTAATTA